The Chryseobacterium glaciei DNA window CAAAATATGTATTATTAAACCTAAGCTCATGGAGTGTATCCTTTTTTGCAGCAACCGGAATCTTAATAATATTAAAATCTTTATAACCACGTTTATAGATAATTGGAGTATTTGGGTTAAATGTTCTTTCTGGAGCCCCAACAGGCTTAGTTTTCTTCTGAGCATTACAGAAAAAAAGAAAATTAAACAATAAGATAAGTGAAAATATAATTTTCATTGTTTATGTTTTTTTTAATAAATCGCCAATATTCACGATTCTTATTATTTACTGCTTTATCATTGTAAACTCTCCTCTTGGTAAGGAAAAATCAGGAGGGTTCATGTTTTCAAAATCAGGTAGAACATCTGTTAACTTCACCTGTAAAACTTCTTGTCCGTTTACCATTGTTTTCCTTATGATATAATCTCCTGATCTGTTTGTGTCTACATCTCTTATTTTTAAACGTAATCTTTTCTCGTTGGGATTGCATTGTGGACATTTCCACACTCTGTTGTTATTTTTAATTGGAGCATTTCCAGCTAATGCATGTTTTGCAAATTGGTTATTATACACAACATTAAGATTAGAAAGTGTATTTGCTTTTTCTACTCCATTCACTATATATTGATATTCTCCGATAATTAAATCTTCAAAGTGCAGTCCTTCAGTTTGCTTTATCATCTTTTGCAAAATGATTTTGAATTTTTTATTTCCATTAGTATAAATATATGTTCCTTGAAATGGATCTAAAACATTATTTAAATCTTTTTTATAATAATTATAGTAGGTATTAGTCATTCCAGAATAAGTAGTATCTGTTATATCAACAATAGTTTGTGATTTTACAATACTTGAGATAAATAGAATTAATATTATATGTATATATTTCATTTGATTAAGTTTTTTAATTACAATTAACAGGAGTTACAACTGCGGTATCTGAATTTTCACTGATTGTAAGCTTGCTCCAATTAGTTAAATCACTACTCGCTTTATACAAACCAATATTGGTACCGAAATTAAGTTGTAAAAATACACGTTCATAATTTGGATTGCTTTTTTCTGATTCAGTATCATATTTATCTTTAAATGCTTTATCCATTTTTTCTACAATCTGTTTAGGTTCTAGTCCTATATTTTCAGGATTAGCCCATACGTCTTCTACTTGTTGCCCTATATTTTCAAAGACAATAGCGTAGGTTTGCTTTACCCCATTCTCATCTTCACAAACTAATAAAAAACTTGTATGTCCATTGTTGTATTGATAAGCTTTCATTTCTAAATTATATAATACCATCATGTCACTATAAGAAAACATTGGATATGCTATTTTGGGGTGAGTATGTGCCATTGAATAATAGCTTGTTCCCCATTTAGGTGGTAGAGATAGGGTATCTGAAGGAGGAGCTATTTCTGTCGTAATATTTCCTGCACTATCTTTTCTTAAATATAACCCGGCTTCACCTTTATTACCGCTATTGATATAGCTAAACATACCGTTAGTAATCAGAGGTTTTAAGTTCGCCTTTGAAGGAGTTAATAAATCTTTTAACTTTTCACAAGGAGTAGGTGGATTTTCCACATTCGGTATCGTAGGAATTCCTCCACCGCAAGGGTTCATACCAATATCATCATTCGGGATTTGTGGTCCGGTAAGTACTCCATTGGGTGTACATGGTCCATCGTTACCTCCTATAATAGGATTATCATTATCGCCGTAACCTCCGCCGCCTGATCCACCACCACTGCCATCTCCGCCACCGCCTCCGTTATTACCATCCCCCATTAGAGTCGCAAACAAGAATAGAAACGGTTACTTTTACAGATTTCACTGCCGCGTCACAGTTTTTTTGTCCTTTCTTATGTACGCCTTGACTACAAGTGGTAAATGCTGTAGCTTGCACCCAACTGCAATCTCCATTTTTATTGGCCAATCCTGTATAGCTACCAAGTTCAGTGATAGAAGTTTTATCTTTTGTATCAATATCTTCTCCTTTCAGTAAAGCAATCTTTTCCTGCTTGGTAAGATTGTAAGAAACTAAAAGTGCTCGGTAGGTTCCATCTGTGTATGGACTTAGCACAACATTTTCTAAAGGATCATTATCAGAGCTGTTTTCTCGGATTACCCTAAAAGTATATGTATAATAATCTGCTCCGTTTTCCATGTAGATCACATGATCGGTATCCAATGAAATTCCATTCCCAAATTCTATTGTTTTTCCAAAGATATTAGCTGTTCCTATTTGTTTAAGCATTGTTTCTGTTTTTAGAACTTCAGGGATAAGTTTATCCTTGTGCTTACTTTGGTTAAGAGAGATTGTTTTAGACGTTAATTGAAATGCACTGCTATTGTTATAAGTTTCCTGGTGATCAGGAAGAAGATCGTTTCTACAGGACTGTAGTGTAAAACCGAAGACTGCTAATAAGAGCAGTCCGATGATAAAGCTTTTTTTCATTAATTGTAGTTTTAAAGTTGTAAATATATAAATTTTTGTTTCACCTTATGGAGAACTTTGGCAAATCTAAAATTATATCTCAATCTGCACAACAACTTTTGTTTTAAAATCCAGCACATTTGTTTTAATTTTAAAATCTAAAAAACAGTAAATTAGCCAAAAATTATACCCATATGTCTTTAGGAACTAAACTTCGTGAGCTGAGAAACGAAAAAAAATTATCACAAACACAGATTGCCGTTGAGCTTGATGTCTCTCAAACTGCATACGGGAAATGGGAAAGTGACCAGACGAAACCCGGAATAGATAATCTTTTGAAGATTTCCGAGTTTTATGAATTAGATATCTATGAGCTTTTAAAACCTGACGATGCTTACACACAAATAAATAAGGAAAATTCAGCTAATGAAAATTCTAGTAATAATATGATTCAGAATCAGACTAATAATTATAACGCTTCTGAAAAGCTAATCGAACAATACGAAGCCCGCATCAAAGATCTTCAAGATCAAAACCAAGAACTTCGTGAGCAGGTAAGCTTCTGGAAAAACAAAACGGAAGGACAGTAACATACTTTCTATTTTCCCGAAAGCTTCCTGCACCCTAGCAACAGACTTTCGGGAAGCTCCGAAAACCTCCCGCATCCTAGTAAGAA harbors:
- a CDS encoding DUF6705 family protein; this translates as MKYIHIILILFISSIVKSQTIVDITDTTYSGMTNTYYNYYKKDLNNVLDPFQGTYIYTNGNKKFKIILQKMIKQTEGLHFEDLIIGEYQYIVNGVEKANTLSNLNVVYNNQFAKHALAGNAPIKNNNRVWKCPQCNPNEKRLRLKIRDVDTNRSGDYIIRKTMVNGQEVLQVKLTDVLPDFENMNPPDFSLPRGEFTMIKQ
- a CDS encoding helix-turn-helix domain-containing protein, with the translated sequence MSLGTKLRELRNEKKLSQTQIAVELDVSQTAYGKWESDQTKPGIDNLLKISEFYELDIYELLKPDDAYTQINKENSANENSSNNMIQNQTNNYNASEKLIEQYEARIKDLQDQNQELREQVSFWKNKTEGQ